A part of Flavobacteriales bacterium genomic DNA contains:
- the mnmD gene encoding tRNA (5-methylaminomethyl-2-thiouridine)(34)-methyltransferase MnmD, protein MKLKVIVTSDGSKTLQIPEWNEQYHSTHGAVAEAKHVYIKNGLDFIQSKEISIFEMGFGTGLNAFLTYLNGLENKRVINYYAIEKEPLPFELVTQLDYAKSLSAMTEESTFFKLHTCPWEVVTEISTYFRLFKIHDTFEHYSFHTTFDLVYYDAFGFRVQPELWQKEVFEKLVKLINIGGVLVTYCAKGEVKRILKTLGMHVESLAGPPGKREMIRAIRQ, encoded by the coding sequence ATGAAATTGAAAGTCATAGTAACTTCCGATGGTAGCAAAACTTTACAAATTCCAGAATGGAATGAACAGTATCATTCTACCCACGGTGCCGTTGCTGAAGCGAAACATGTATATATCAAAAATGGTCTTGACTTTATACAATCTAAAGAGATTTCCATATTTGAAATGGGGTTTGGCACGGGGCTAAATGCTTTTCTAACCTATCTCAATGGATTAGAGAATAAACGTGTCATCAATTATTACGCCATAGAAAAAGAACCTTTACCATTTGAATTAGTTACTCAACTTGATTATGCGAAATCCTTGAGTGCCATGACTGAAGAATCTACTTTTTTTAAACTACACACTTGCCCATGGGAGGTCGTTACTGAAATTTCAACTTACTTCAGGCTTTTCAAAATACATGATACTTTTGAGCACTACTCATTTCATACTACTTTTGACTTAGTTTATTATGATGCTTTTGGCTTCCGTGTTCAGCCAGAATTATGGCAAAAAGAGGTATTTGAGAAGTTAGTAAAACTCATTAATATTGGAGGTGTTCTTGTTACCTATTGCGCCAAAGGAGAGGTGAAACGTATTTTGAAAACTTTAGGTATGCATGTAGAATCACTAGCTGGTCCTCCAGGCAAAAGAGAAATGATACGTGCAATTCGACAGTAA